The Alligator mississippiensis isolate rAllMis1 chromosome 3, rAllMis1, whole genome shotgun sequence DNA window CTTATAGATATGCAAGATCGGCGACAAGGAACTTAGAGTTGACAACAAGGTTAACTACTCCATCCTCGCCATCTTCCTCCCCGCCCCATCCCCCCCCTGATATTTTTAAGTATTGTTTGAAGCAAAGGATGGTAAGCAAAGAGACACTTAGCCATGTTAGCTTCAAGTCAAGTAATTGGCCGAGTAAATTAGCACCCTATAGACTAACCAGACAGAGACAACATATACTTGCACACACAGAATTAGATAAAGTGAACTTCAGCCCATGAGAGCCTTGTGCTCTGTGTGCGTgtatttacacacatgcacacactttggTTCATTTATAGCACACACTTTCCTTGCAAATTCTGTTCTTATACTATTCAATTGTACAACTTCAAGgcatttttccttgatagttGGCCAATTAGAGTCcaaacaaacagggaggaaaagatgTTTATCATCACACCGTAACTATTAATTGCCTGACTCCTGTTCTTGCATTGTCTACATGTAAACCTTGTACATCTCGTAGGTCAATTTACAGCTGATGGGCCTGAGCAGCCAGACTggatacttagaggtgtcacTAAACCTGTCTTGGGGTATTTCAATATCAAAtgggcacatttgcagtagcttgtacaAGTGATGGTTTGTTTGTCAAACCCCAGACAATCAAtgaatggttcagacatttttaaCACCCTATACCTTGGGATGTTTGCTGAGGGAAGTGTTTGTCATGTACAGGACATCTgttctgtacttttttttttacaagtttctcTTATGATGTATATTTAGCCTTCTGTTTCCTTGAGGGCTATGCACACAAGTTCCAGCTCATCCGCTCTGGCCAgggagagtccagagcaggtgcagagtgggctggggttggggctcagGCTGCGCACTGCTGGCAGTAGGGGGAGGAACCACAGGGCACACGGGATCTGGGCTATTCAGGGTAGGCAGTGCTGACCAGCCCACTGCACCTCCCCAGAACCACCTCAGTGGTCCACAGGTCCAAATAGTTACCAGCCCCTGGCTTACATCAACGTCCAGCATATACAAAAGACACAGGGAGCACAGACAGAGGAGGGAAAGGCGGAACTGAAACAGATAGACACCTTAAAACTCATATAAGCAAAGAGCAGAGGACAAGGAAGCATTCTCTACGCTCCCTTGCAACTCCCTAAAGGAAGCTGAGAAACAGTAGTGCAGGCCGGGACAGGACATGGGATTTCATGTAACTTTGTGAAATGTCTATCTTTGATTACTGATTatggtaaatatttattttgcaattaACTCGTGTTTATGTGCAAGAAGAGAGATTCTCCGTTTGGGACAGGTGTCTCCTCCCGATTTAGTTTTgcctctgttgtttttctgtgatttaccTTGTTTTCCAACGACACTTGTGTTCTTCCTGGTGGTTAATCAGTTTCTAGCTACGTTCCAAACTTCGtagaaatggataacctcttgtcCCTGAGGAAGGTCATTCATTCCAATTGGAACTTTCTGATACCAATAATGAGCaggattaacaggattttcctggcAATCACTGCTGGGGACTCTCTTCTctacaactaaaagaatgctttcaAGATGCGGGACTAAGGGTATAACACAGCCAGTGAAACAGCTAACAGCGCGCGCTTCAACAGTGAGAAATCATTGACACCAACTGCTGCCGTGCCCAGTTTACGtgagaagttgaagagaaacagaccttCTCTTTGatgcctgtttggtgagaaatcatcaccttataacTAATTACTGGACTCTGCTTTGGTTTGGGCTCATTTGACTTGACTTTGAATACTTCTAGTACATAAAGCCTTTCTATCACTCATTGAAGGAGGTGTCATGACAATCCCTAGACCAGTCCAGAATCCTAGCTTCCTATTTGCTAAAACACCCCCCACAACACTACCGAAACACCCCCTCCCCGTGTCCATTCAGTGCCAGGTCCTTCCCACCCACACCACCAcccctctggccacagctgcaccACATGGCCTCGCTGCACTGGCCACCCCAGGAGAGCGGTGACTGCTCATGCATGCGGTGAGTAGAAGGGCCGGGACAGGCGGTGCAGAGCAGTgtcccagcagcaccagctccaaggCTCGAGGATGGAGTGGCCAGGCTATGGCACCGCGCACAAAACACCTACCCACCCTACATGCTactccatgccctgccccgcacGTGCCCACAGGAGATCCCACCCACAGCACTGCTGCCTCCGCTGGGCAAGCGCCGGCCTGGCAGCCACGAGGGCCATGCACAGCACCCTCAGCCTGCTCCACCCTGAGCCACCCTAAGGGATGACCCCAAATGCATTGGCTCCAAGCTGCCACTCATGCGCGGAGCACAcaacagtgctgcagctgggctgctgtgGGAGTGCTCCCGCTGCCCATGGCAGGCACAGGGCTCTGACACTAGGATCCTGTCTCAGAGCAGTACCCGGGAAGCGTGTGTGCAACACACACCATATAACACTGCGGGCACCCACCTCACATACACTGCTCTAatgaccagagatcctggtttccctgataaaaaaattgcttATTCTCCGATAAATAAACCCTGCTgctaattctctgataaaactccccaaatccatgattaaagtgaaaggcccctcactcccctgcacaccctgacctccccagccctgccagggggagccctcagctgccagggttacaggacccaggcccacagctccctgcccctgacaggaggcagcagctccttcagTAGAGCAAagcccagcaccccccacccactgcctgcctgctgtgggctcaggttgGGGGgcgccagctccctgctgctgcgcacactcctgaggggcagagggacccatgcccccagatctgtgtgtagcTGAGGACAGGCTGCTAGCTGTgggctcccaacctgctgcccttccccagggcctctgcagcccaccAGGTGACCCATTTCTGCAGGGAATGCCAGGGCCACCTACAGATATCTCACTTTTCCATGGGAAGAgggaaacccggatccctgctgacACAGAGCAGAGTGTTTTGCCCTTTGTCTCCTGGCTGCAAAGCCCAGCGTTAGTCACAGGGTGCCAGCACTGAGAGGcgttccccccccccttgccttTATCTCCAGGCTCCAGGCCCTGCTTGAAAGACCCCAAGCAGGGATGAGATAGGGCCAGTTTTGGTACCTGTCCTTGTCTCCTGGCCCGGGGAAACAAGTGATGTACAGAGAGGAGCCCTAGGGCAACCCAGGTGCAGactctggacagctgcagcaagaatgacACGGCCACGGTGAAGCAGAGGGgccgggcagtggcagcacagacagaggagggaaaagggaaacaaaaacagATAAACAGCTTATAGCTGACAGAAGCAAAGAGCAGGGGGCAAAGAAgcattctcccccctcccctacaaCTCTAAAGGGACCTGGGGAACAGTGGTGCAGGCCTGCTGCAGACTGGGACGGGACAGGGGATCTCACGGAAGCCTTCTGAGGAAGCACgagactaggagaggctgacagaagcTGTCCCAGGGGCTGGGTGCCTAACAAGTGCAGAAACTTGCACAGATccaagtgctcagcacctggtccaggcacaggcagggagaaTACAAAatctgtggggtctgggcccccagtATCCTGCGAACCAACGTGCAGGTCACTGTTTTTGGAAGGCTGGAGCAGGACATGTGGACAATGTGTGTCCAGGCAGAAGCTGAGTGTCCAGTGagcgtgtcaaagcagaaacACGTACTCACCTGTCGCCCGTGGCGCCTCGGCTGTTGGCGAGGCAGCgctgcaggccccgcacacccgtctGAGTCCCTGGAGCGACCCTTGCAGACATGACAGCTCCTGGGGGTCCTTCGGCCCCAAGGCCCAATTCTTTGTGGCTGAGGCCCCTCGCTGACACGCCggctccaaggacgggggcacgaggagcagcctgggagaaagGGCAGACCCGCGTTAGACACTTTCACGCGAGTGAAAACGCACGCACCGTTTACCGCAGCGCAGGGATAAGATGACCCTCACTGACCCGGTGCAGCACATTTCCATTAAGAGTTCTCATATCACGACATAAAAAGGCTGGTTTTCCACACAAAACCACCACATGCCCTCAAGacaggtttccaaatccccatgccatttccctcacacaacCATAACCACGTTTCAGTACACTTACCCAACCACCACACAGTTTGCCATCGGCCCCACAACACACCAGTCACACAAAAAAATTCCCAAGTGACCCTAAAATATCCACCCGTTTTCTTTATACAAAATCACCATATTTCCATACACGTTTtcacaaacagttcccaaatcatgAGTTTTCTAgtcacagtatttttttaaagtcctttaTCACCACACAGAATGATCCgttttcaaacaaacaaaggaacaaCCCCCTAATCCCACAACCCTAACCCACAAACGTTTCCATACAAACGCTCCCAAATCACCACACCAAATGGCGGGTTTCCCACGAGCCCACGCACGTGCCCGCCCCGCCCCACGTCCCGCTCGCTGgctccgctccgccccgccccgccccggtgcagacgacgccccCGACCGGggccccccgcgccccccccggGGCCcgaggccgggctgggccgggcccccggggggcggggcgggagcggcgacacggcgcaggcgcggggcgagcGGTGGCAGGAGCGGCGGCACCGCGCACAAACCCGGCCGCAGCGCTGCTGCCTCCTCGAGGCAAGCGCCGGCCGGGCAGCCACGAGGGCCCTGCCCGGCGCCTCGGCCTGCTCCGGCCCGGGCGCCGCTCCCGCCCGCGCGTCTCGCTCACACGTGGCCGTTACCAGCGCCGCGCCGGGCGCTCCCGCACGTGGTCGCCACAACAGCCGGTCGCAGCTCTCGCGGCCCGCCCGGCGTCCGGGCCAgcagcgggacgtgggctccgggcacTGCGGACCCGTGAGGCGCACGCGGACAGCGGAGCGGGGCCGCTGAGGGgcggagtcggaccaatcggcacACAGAAGCCCGCACACCCCCCCCACCGGtccccggcagccaatcagaatgtaAATAGGAGGTCAGGTTCCTGGTCCCGCCTCCCCGCCACAGGCCAATCAGAGCAAAGAAGGGCGGAGTGGTCGTGACTGCGCCCaagcggccactccacccaatcgcctcacgaCTCATGtggccaatgggaacacgagcctccgatcccggcctTGCTGCGCTCCCGCCCTGAATCCACGTCCGTGACTCGTGCGTCCGCCGCGGGCACTGTCCGAGTTACGCCGCGCACGAGGGGGCCTTTGTTCTTCTCTCGCTGCCTTCATCTCCCCCCTGCCTGAGCAACCGGTGCGCGGCCCGAGCCgggtctttttttctctctgccctcatGTCTTGGCTGCAAAGCCCAGGTTCAaaagcaagggagcagcacagggcaggattTTACTTTTTCTGGCTTGAAATCCCGGCTGCTCCGGGAGAATACATGCATATCTATATCACCATCCCCATCTATAGAGACAGAGTGAGAGATAGTAGCAGGATCACACACGAACATATCCTGATTGGATACATGTCTTTAGTTTCAGGTTTTTGTAGTAAGTACGCAATAAATAACACCATCAGGTGAATCGAATCCCCTGTTCTCAATTATCTCAATTATTTTACACCAAAGATCCCAAACTCTCCCGTAGAATTGAACTGATGTCTCGTGGTGCTTCCTGAACAAGGTTTTTCATAGCCATTTCTCTTTAAAACAGAAGAGTGTGCTTTGCCAAGTGCTCTCTAGGGAGGTTTCAGCGTCAGCCTAGCAGCAAACAGTCCTTCCTG harbors:
- the LOC132249203 gene encoding uncharacterized protein LOC132249203 isoform X2, producing MSREAIGWSGRLGAVTTTPPFFALIGLWRGGGTRNLTSYLHSDWLPGTGGGGVRASVCRLVRLRPSAAPLRCPRAPHGSAVPGAHVPLLARTPGGPRELRPAVVATTCGSARRGAGCSSCPRPWSRRVSEGPQPQRIGPWGRRTPRSCHVCKGRSRDSDGCAGPAALPRQQPRRHGRQDEMALSLGYAASMETTVHGDSVVSGTYEQMQNSAEASQFLEASFSGQRSSQELDETTRSDISERLSVEDVESETGALETTNLKAHKGEDQCCLKHERQPYRPEYSVMVTSCG
- the LOC132249203 gene encoding uncharacterized protein LOC132249203 isoform X1; this translates as MSREAIGWSGRLGAVTTTPPFFALIGLWRGGGTRNLTSYLHSDWLPGTGGGGVRASVCRLVRLRPSAAPLRCPRAPHGSAVPGAHVPLLARTPGGPRELRPAVVATTCGSARRGAGCSSCPRPWSRRVSEGPQPQRIGPWGRRTPRSCHVCKGRSRDSDGCAGPAALPRQQPRRHGRQLSRVCTWVALGLLSVHHLFPRARRQGQVPKLALSHPCLGSFKQGLEPGDKGKGGGNASQCWHPVTNAGLCSQETKGKTLCSVSAGIRVSLFPWKSEISVGGPGIPCRNGSPGGLQRPWGRAAGWEPTASSLSSATHRSGGMGPSAPQECAQQQGAGAPQPEPTAGRQWVGGAGLCSTEGAAASCQGQGAVGLGPVTLAAEGSPWQGWGGQGVQGSEGPFTLIMDLGSFIRELAAGFIYRRISNFFIRETRISGH
- the LOC132249203 gene encoding uncharacterized protein LOC132249203 isoform X4, with the protein product MSREAIGWSGRLGAVTTTPPFFALIGLWRGGGTRNLTSYLHSDWLPGTGGGGVRASVCRLVRLRPSAAPLRCPRAPHGSAVPGAHVPLLARTPGGPRELRPAVVATTCGSARRGAGCSSCPRPWSRRVSEGPQPQRIGPWGRRTPRSCHVCKGRSRDSDGCAGPAALPRQQPRRHGRQDEMALSLGYAASMETTVHGDSVVSGTYEQMQNSAEASQFLEASFSGQRSSQELDETTRSDISERLSVEDVESETGALETTNLKAHKESQ
- the LOC132249203 gene encoding uncharacterized protein LOC132249203 isoform X5; protein product: MSREAIGWSGRLGAVTTTPPFFALIGLWRGGGTRNLTSYLHSDWLPGTGGGGVRASVCRLVRLRPSAAPLRCPRAPHGSAVPGAHVPLLARTPGGPRELRPAVVATTCGSARRGAGCSSCPRPWSRRVSEGPQPQRIGPWGRRTPRSCHVCKGRSRDSDGCAGPAALPRQQPRRHGRQMQNSAEASQFLEASFSGQRSSQELDETTRSDISERLSVEDVESETGALETTNLKAHKGEDQCCLKHERQPYRPEYSVMVTSCG
- the LOC132249203 gene encoding uncharacterized protein LOC132249203 isoform X3 translates to MSREAIGWSGRLGAVTTTPPFFALIGLWRGGGTRNLTSYLHSDWLPGTGGGGVRASVCRLVRLRPSAAPLRCPRAPHGSAVPGAHVPLLARTPGGPRELRPAVVATTCGSARRGAGCSSCPRPWSRRVSEGPQPQRIGPWGRRTPRSCHVCKGRSRDSDGCAGPAALPRQQPRRHGRQDEMALSLGYAASMETTVHGDSVVSGTYEQMQNSAEASQFLEASFSGQRSSQELDETTRSDISERLSVEDVESETGALETTNLKAHKALESQ